The following coding sequences are from one Arthrobacter sp. 24S4-2 window:
- a CDS encoding acetyl-CoA C-acetyltransferase, producing MPHSTYPRPNPDDVVIVGGARTPQGRINGQFASFSASDLGARALAGALRKSGVSATQIDAVIMGQVVQAGTGQNPARQTAIKAGLGWNVPAMTINKVCLSGLAAVIDAARMIRGGDADVVVAGGQESMSQSPHLLPGSRGGWNFGNTPLVDSVAHDGLTDAYEAISMGALTERGNTTLGIDRTQQDDVAAASHRRAARAMDDGVFDEEIVSVTVQPKKGPAAIVKTDESIRPDTSEDSLAALHPAFAPDGSITAGNSSPLSDGATVLILTRRSLAERLNLGILAVVGSAGQVAGPDNSLHSQPAEAIKNALIRASWSVDDLDFIEINEAFGAVAVQSLKELAIPLERCNIHGGAIALGHPIGASGARIALHAAHELNRRGTGRAAVGLCGGGGQGEALLLYRDGTTEPGNLHPTSSLLHEA from the coding sequence ATGCCGCACAGTACCTACCCTCGCCCTAACCCCGACGATGTCGTCATCGTCGGGGGAGCCAGAACACCTCAAGGCCGGATCAACGGACAGTTTGCATCCTTCAGCGCTTCCGATCTCGGGGCTAGAGCGCTGGCCGGCGCCCTAAGGAAGTCAGGGGTATCCGCCACCCAGATCGATGCGGTCATCATGGGACAGGTGGTCCAGGCCGGCACCGGACAAAACCCGGCCCGACAGACAGCCATCAAAGCCGGCCTCGGTTGGAATGTTCCTGCGATGACCATAAACAAAGTATGCCTATCCGGACTCGCGGCCGTGATCGACGCCGCACGAATGATCAGGGGCGGGGACGCTGATGTGGTCGTGGCCGGAGGACAGGAGTCCATGAGCCAGAGCCCGCATCTCCTACCCGGTTCACGGGGTGGCTGGAACTTCGGCAATACACCGCTCGTAGACTCTGTGGCCCACGATGGTTTGACCGACGCCTACGAAGCCATCAGCATGGGAGCGCTCACCGAACGCGGAAACACGACACTTGGCATCGACAGAACCCAACAGGACGACGTAGCAGCTGCCTCGCACCGGCGTGCCGCCCGCGCTATGGATGACGGTGTCTTTGATGAGGAAATCGTCTCCGTGACCGTCCAGCCCAAGAAGGGCCCGGCCGCCATTGTCAAAACCGACGAAAGCATCCGTCCCGACACCTCGGAGGACTCCCTAGCCGCACTCCACCCCGCATTCGCCCCCGACGGATCCATCACCGCCGGAAACTCCTCTCCACTCTCAGACGGAGCCACGGTACTAATCCTGACCAGGCGGTCGCTGGCAGAACGCCTTAATCTGGGTATCCTCGCTGTCGTGGGTTCTGCCGGCCAGGTCGCCGGACCGGACAATTCGCTCCATTCTCAGCCCGCGGAAGCCATCAAGAATGCACTCATCCGAGCCTCGTGGAGCGTCGACGATCTCGACTTCATCGAAATCAACGAAGCCTTCGGTGCAGTTGCCGTCCAATCACTGAAAGAGCTCGCGATACCGCTGGAGCGATGCAACATCCACGGCGGGGCAATTGCCCTAGGACATCCGATCGGGGCATCCGGTGCCCGAATCGCCTTGCACGCTGCCCACGAACTCAACCGCAGAGGCACCGGGCGAGCCGCTGTCGGCCTGTGTGGCGGCGGAGGACAAGGGGAGGCACTACTCCTCTACCGTGACGGGACGACGGAGCCGGGCAACCTGCACCCAACGTCATCCCTCCTTCATGAAGCCTAA